A window of Thermoplasmata archaeon contains these coding sequences:
- a CDS encoding alanine--glyoxylate aminotransferase family protein: protein MDTGLLLIPGPVPLHPLVQEELAKPALPHYGDAWIKAFAETQDLMRFLWEAPKGRVFPMLGPGHVALESLAFTFLRPRDRVIVLDNGFFGERLAEVLATHRVEVDVVHSAWGAGLDLARLKTALSRPAKAVAFIHNETSTGLTNSMEEVVELAHAKDAFVLVDAVSSLGGIPFAGGRLRIDAAFSASQKCLAAPAGISPILVASSLWEATDPTTVEGWYLNLFTWDKYQREWGDWHPTPTTISSNLFYAVRRALLLVKEEGLEPRFGRHARAAARLRSGLEDLGFDAVAAPELASNTVTCMRPPPGIDAAALVQGLREKHNIFISGGLGPLRGKTIRIGTMGTQAEPEIVDRLVAAMKALV, encoded by the coding sequence GTGGACACGGGGCTCCTCCTCATTCCCGGGCCGGTCCCTCTCCATCCCCTCGTGCAGGAGGAACTCGCGAAGCCCGCGCTCCCCCACTACGGCGACGCGTGGATCAAGGCGTTCGCCGAGACCCAGGACCTGATGCGATTCCTCTGGGAGGCGCCGAAAGGCCGGGTGTTCCCGATGCTGGGTCCTGGCCATGTGGCCCTCGAGTCCCTCGCGTTCACGTTTCTCCGGCCCCGGGATCGGGTCATCGTCCTCGACAACGGGTTCTTCGGAGAACGGCTCGCGGAAGTCCTCGCGACCCACCGCGTCGAGGTGGATGTCGTGCACTCCGCATGGGGCGCGGGCCTCGACCTGGCCCGGCTGAAGACGGCGCTCTCGCGGCCTGCGAAGGCGGTCGCGTTCATCCACAACGAGACCTCGACGGGTCTGACAAACTCCATGGAGGAGGTCGTCGAACTGGCCCACGCGAAGGACGCGTTCGTCCTCGTCGATGCGGTGTCCTCTCTCGGCGGCATCCCGTTCGCGGGCGGTCGTCTCCGGATCGATGCCGCGTTCAGCGCGAGCCAGAAGTGCCTTGCCGCGCCCGCGGGGATCTCCCCGATCCTGGTCGCGTCCTCCCTGTGGGAGGCCACGGATCCCACGACGGTGGAGGGCTGGTACCTGAATCTCTTCACCTGGGACAAGTACCAGCGCGAGTGGGGCGACTGGCATCCGACACCCACCACGATCTCCTCGAACCTGTTCTACGCGGTCCGCCGCGCCCTGCTCCTGGTGAAGGAGGAGGGGTTGGAGCCGCGGTTTGGCCGCCATGCCCGCGCCGCCGCGCGCCTCCGAAGCGGCTTGGAGGACCTCGGCTTCGATGCCGTCGCTGCGCCCGAGTTGGCCTCGAACACGGTGACCTGCATGCGTCCGCCTCCGGGCATCGACGCCGCTGCCCTGGTCCAGGGACTCAGGGAGAAGCACAATATCTTCATCTCCGGAGGGCTCGGGCCGCTCCGCGGCAAGACGATCCGGATTGGGACCATGGGGACCCAGGCGGAGCCCGAGATTGTCGACCGCCTGGTGGCGGCGATGAAGGCCTTGGTCTGA
- the radA gene encoding DNA repair and recombination protein RadA, which yields MVKDDKPGDKVATSVKAVEDLNGVGPATAEKLREAGYTDLMSLAVATPDSVAEATEIGTNVAQKIIAAAREAVDVGGFETGDVILERRKSVAKLTTCSKAFDELLGGGLETQAITECFGEFGSGKSQLGHQLAVNVTRGEDEGGLDGDTVWIDTESTFRPERIRQMSEALELDTEAILKRIHVARAFNSHHQMLLMEKAHEMTKDFPVRLVVIDSLTAHFRAEYIGRGVLAERQQLLNKHIHELMRFGDVQNAAIYVTNQVAAKPDAFFGDPTRPIGGHIVGHSATFRVYLRKSKGGKRIARLIDSPNMPEAEAVFTVSEEGIRD from the coding sequence ATGGTCAAGGATGACAAGCCAGGTGACAAGGTGGCCACCTCAGTGAAAGCGGTGGAAGACCTCAACGGCGTGGGCCCGGCAACGGCCGAGAAGCTCCGCGAGGCCGGGTACACGGACCTCATGAGCCTCGCGGTCGCGACCCCGGATTCGGTCGCGGAGGCCACGGAGATCGGAACGAACGTTGCGCAGAAGATCATCGCCGCCGCGCGCGAAGCGGTCGACGTGGGCGGCTTCGAGACGGGCGACGTCATCCTGGAGCGGCGGAAGAGCGTCGCCAAGCTGACGACCTGCTCGAAGGCCTTCGACGAGCTCCTCGGCGGCGGGCTCGAGACCCAGGCAATCACGGAGTGCTTCGGCGAGTTCGGCAGCGGGAAGAGCCAGCTGGGCCACCAGCTTGCGGTGAACGTGACCCGCGGCGAGGACGAGGGTGGCCTGGACGGCGACACGGTCTGGATTGACACGGAGTCCACGTTCCGTCCCGAGCGCATCCGCCAGATGTCTGAGGCGCTCGAACTGGACACCGAGGCGATCCTGAAGCGCATCCACGTGGCGCGGGCATTCAACAGCCACCACCAGATGCTCCTCATGGAGAAGGCTCACGAGATGACGAAGGACTTCCCCGTCCGGCTCGTCGTGATCGACTCCCTCACGGCCCATTTCCGCGCGGAGTACATCGGCCGCGGCGTGCTCGCGGAACGCCAGCAGCTCCTGAACAAGCACATCCACGAGCTCATGCGCTTCGGGGACGTCCAAAACGCCGCGATCTACGTGACAAACCAGGTGGCGGCGAAGCCGGACGCGTTCTTCGGCGACCCCACGCGACCCATCGGCGGCCACATCGTCGGGCACAGCGCGACCTTCCGCGTCTACCTGCGCAAGTCCAAGGGCGGCAAGCGCATCGCGCGATTGATCGACTCCCCGAACATGCCCGAGGCCGAGGCGGTCTTCACGGTCTCCGAGGAAGGCATTCGCGACTGA
- a CDS encoding NUDIX hydrolase — protein sequence MSVNVATLPITVGVGAIMVRDGGLLVVKRTYGALKGMWTIPSGYVEPHESVVMTLEREVKEETAIVGRAGRLLAVRNRVTADVNDTFLVFRMDYASGEPVPDAQEVSAAAFVPLDTLRSSAESAPFTKAMIEKALSARGMHLDSYFPPGPRKPGEYYLLYL from the coding sequence ATGTCCGTGAACGTCGCGACGCTGCCGATCACGGTGGGCGTCGGTGCCATCATGGTCCGCGACGGCGGTCTCCTGGTCGTCAAGCGCACGTACGGGGCGCTGAAGGGGATGTGGACGATCCCATCGGGCTACGTCGAGCCCCACGAGTCCGTCGTGATGACCCTCGAGCGCGAGGTCAAGGAAGAGACCGCGATCGTAGGGCGCGCGGGACGTCTCCTCGCGGTCCGGAACCGCGTGACCGCGGATGTGAACGACACGTTCCTCGTCTTCCGCATGGACTACGCGTCGGGCGAGCCGGTCCCGGATGCCCAGGAGGTCAGCGCCGCGGCCTTCGTCCCGTTGGACACGCTGCGCTCCTCCGCGGAGTCCGCGCCGTTCACGAAGGCGATGATCGAGAAGGCGTTGTCCGCGCGGGGCATGCATCTGGACTCGTACTTCCCTCCGGGGCCGCGGAAGCCGGGCGAGTACTACCTCCTCTACCTCTGA